Genomic segment of uncultured Desulfobacter sp.:
TCTGAACTTTGATATATAACAACCGTGGGCCGGTATGGCCGATCAACATTGAGAGATAATTCAAAACAAAAGTTGATAGATCTGTACAGGTTGCACGTAACTTTGCACAGCGTAATGTCAAAAGGTAAAAAATGAAAAAATTTCAACTCTGGGTTCAAATGTCTGTTTGTCTGATTTTAGGATTTGCCGTCCAAGGGCATTGCGAACCGTCATACACCTTGAAACAATTGTGCAAAGTCGCCAATGACAATGCCGAAACCATCCACATTGCCAGAGAACAGACGTACATTGCAGAGCAGGACAAAAAACGGGCTCAATCCGTGCTCATACCTACAGCAAGTTTATACGGCAGTTACCTGAATTATAAAAATGACGATTCTTACACCCCGGATGTCAATACCCTGGGCGCTAAACTGACCCAGTCATTTACCCTGAACGGCAAGGAATTGATTGCCTATGATGTCAGTAAAAAAAACATTGAAAAGGCAAAATTCTCAGAACAGGCCATTCGAAGCGATTATATATTCCAGGTGGCCCAGGCCTATATCCAGGCCTTAAATCTAAAACGCCTGGTGACCGTGGCGGATGCCGAAGTTCAACGGCTGAACACATACAGGGATTCGGTGAATGAAAAGCTCTCGGTGGGCAGTGTGACAAAGACGGCCCTGTACCGGGCCCAGGCGGAATTGTCTAAGGCAAAAACCAATCAGATTGTGGCGGGCAATAATGTTCAGACTGCCAAGGCCAATATCGTTCGACTCACAGGCATTGAAGATACGTTCTCTATTCCGTCCGGGGACACCAAAGCGGTAGATAATTTTTCCATCACCTTTGATGAGATAAAGGCCCAGGCCCTTGAAGAGCGCTATGAAATCAAAAAGGCCGCAAAGGACGTTGAGATTGCCCGGCGGACCATTGTCTATGAAAAGGGAGAATACTGGCCGCGCATTGAACTGGAAGGTGGCTACCGGGAAAAAGATATCGACTATGATACTGAAAATAGCACCCGGGACGGATATGATACCGAAGAGGCATATGTCCAGGCCCAGCTCGTATTTACCTTATATGACGGCGGTTTGCGCAGGGCCCAGGTTCACCAGGCGGCGGCCAGGCTGCGCCAGGCAGAACAGTCTTTGTCCGATGAAAAAAAGGCGGTGATTCTTGAATCAAAGCAGTCTTTTCTGGAATTTAACACCGCGAAATCCACCCTGATTAACCTTGCCGATGAAGTCAAATCCGCCGAGGAAAATTTTAATGCCGTTCAGATGCAGTTCAAATACGGCATGGCCGACAGCATTGATATCATGGACGCCAATACCTTGCTGGTGGATGCCCAGCGGCGAATCTCCAACGCACGTTCCTCCTTTTATCTGTCCATTTTGAAAATTATTTACACCCAGGGAAAAATCCTGGATTATTTTTTAACGGAAGAATAAAATGAATGTTAATTCAAATATACAAAATAAAATAGATGCGGTTTAAAGACTAATATTAAGGTATTGTTAGGGTAATCCCCTGGCGGAATCGACATGAATATCCAATGTTCTCAACATCTAAGCTTGACTAACACCTGCTACCCGCTTATCCTTCACAAAATTTGATGGCGTCGTAAAAAGGCTTTCGCCTATTGTGTTGAGGTACATCACCTGAGCCTCGGCACACCATTCGGGCAAAATATTTAGACCGTCATCGGTTGGATTTTTTTTAATGAAAAGGAGCACAAACTATGTACGAAATCATCGCCAATCCCCAGGAGTATCAGATTGATCACCTGATTAACGGCACGGACAATGCAGATATCGAACTGACAAGGGAAGAACGGGACAAGTGGGCAAAGCAGATTGTTCAATTCAGCGACCGGTTGTCCGGGTTTGCCCAAAAAGCAGACATGTTTTCGTCACTTCTTGCGTCGGAAGAAAAAATCGCGGCCACCCCAGCCTCATTAAAAACACTGAAAATTCAGCTTTTCATGATTAACGACGCCCTGAATTCAGCATTGGGTATCGCCGACATGATGGAAAACGATATGATCAAAACGCCCCAGGGTGTATAATAAGACTTCAAGATCGTTCGCAACATCCCAAGCACCATATTCGGTTAAAACATGGTGCTTGGGATGTTTTTATCCAAGGACATGTTTATCCAGCACAAAACAGGAAAACTCTCCTTTAAAAACCGCCTCATCCCCGCGTTGAACCGTAACAGAGACCATCTGCTTTTTACCAGGCTCTGACGTAACTTCAGCCTGGGCATAGACGGATTCACCGACTTTCACAGGCTTTAAGAATTTTACATCGGCCCCGCCAAGCACAACATTGGGGTGATTGACCGCAAGCATAGCCGCATAGTCGGCAAGTCCAAAAATAAATCCGCCATGCACCAGACCTGATTCATCGGCCGCCATTCGGGATGTGGTCGTTAATTCCACCCGGCTTTTCCCGTTTTCCACCATAACCGGCATTCCGCACAATTCATTGTCGATTGATTGATGGGTATCTATATTCATAAATATTTCTCCTTTTTTTACTCATGATTTCGCATACTACAGGCCAAGTTCGGCGATAATCTGCAATGCCGCAGCTTTTGGATCATATTTTTCCGTGTCAATGGATATTCCGGCAAGTGCCTGGTACAACGGATTTCTGATTTCAAGCATATTTTGTGTTTCAAGGGCAAGGCTGTCCCGGGTCAAATCCGGTCTTCGCTCGGTATTGATCGCATCATTGCGAATCCTCTCCGTCAAAACGGATGCCGGGGCATAAAGATAGACAACCGTACCCTTTTCTTTTAAAAACAGTCTGTTTTCCTCTGCCAGGATGATCCCGCCCCCCGTGGCAACAACAGGCGCGTCTTGCAACTCCAGATTCATGAGGGTTTCAGTCTCTTTAGCCCTGAAATAGGACCAGTCGTGCCGTTCCACCATCTGTGCAATGGTCGTCTCGTAAGTTGATTCCAACACCAGATCCGTATCCAGAAACCTTTTGTTTAAAAGTTCGGCAAGATACTTTCCTGTGCTGGTTTTGCCGGTACACCGGTATCCGATAAAAAAAATGGGACCCATGGCCTCTCCTTTTTTATAGGGATTCAAAAAGCTGCCAGAATGTGGGGAATGACTTTTCCACGCACACGGGATTCTCAATTTTCATACCGTCCACCCGCAGACCTGCAACCGCAAAGGCCATGGCAATGCGATGGTCGTTAAAAGTTTCAATCTCTGCCCCATGGGGTGTGCCGCCGGTAATTTCCATGAAATCCGGTCCCTGGACAGCCTTAATTCCCATTTTGGCCAACTGAGAACACACCGCATCAATACGGTCACACTCTTTAACCCGAAGATGGGCAATATTGGTAATCCGGGTGGTGCCTTGGGCAAAAGCAGCTGTCACAGCCACGGCCGGCACGGCATCAGGCGTATCGGACATATCCACATCCACCGCGTGCAAAGCATCCCCTTTGACCCGCAATACCCGGCCGTCATGTTTTACCGTACATCCCATCTTTTCAAATATATACGCCTGTTTCAAATCCCCCTGCAACGACGATGTACCGATATTGTCCACGCCGATATCCGCACCGGTTATCGCACCGGCTTCCCAGAAATACCCGGCATTGGAAAGATCAGGCTCCACGGATTTGGTGCCGGCCGTGTAGGTCTGGGCACCCGGGACCTCATAACAGGTGTCGGAAACCTGAAAGGCATTGACCCCAAACTGATTCATCACATCCAAAGTTAAATCAATATAAGGTTGGGACACGGCAGGCCCGGTCAGATCAATCACCAGCCCCTGGTCAAAAAAGGCGCCTGCCATGAGCAGTGCCGACAGGTACTGGCTTGACCGGGAGCAGTCAAGAAGAGTTCGCCCTCCGGTCCGGTCCCCGCCGTGAATCACCACCGGCGGCGTGCCTTCACTATTTTGTGAAGCGGCACGGATTCGAATCCGGCCAAGGGCATCCAACAATTCTCCCATGGGGCGGTGGCACATGCGCTCATCCCCGGTCAAGGTATATGGACTGCTGCCAAGGGCGGCAATCCCTGCCAAAAGACGCATGGAGGTACCGGAATTACCCAGGTGGATGGGATCAGGCCAGGGCCTTGGCCGTCCGCCAAATCCTGTAATCGACAGACCGCCGTTTTCTCTGCTTTCAATTTGCGCCCCCATGCACACCAGGGTTTTGCGGGTAAGCGAAATATCCTGGCTGTCCAGCACATTATAAATATCGGATGTACCGTCGGCCAGGGCGGCGCAGATCAGCATCCGGTGTGAAATGCTCTTGGAGCCTGGGATTTGGACCACCTGGTCCTGGATCTTTCTGGGAACTACCAGCTTCATAGCCATCTCCTTTAGTTGTTGATAACGATATTCCGCATCAGATCAGTATCAGGGAATATACCTGTCCATAATTCAAACTGGGCGGCAGCCTGGGCAATAAACATGGACAGGCCGTCGATGGTGGTGCATCCTTTTTGTTCCGCCGTTTCAAGCAGGCGGGTCTTCAACGGGGTGTACACCACATCCATGACCACCATGCCGGCGGTTAATAGTTCCTGCGGAAAACTTATTTTGTCCGCCTGGGGTGTCATACCGATGCTTGTGGTGTTAATGACCACATCCGCCCGGATGTTTGCCATCTCATCGGCACTGACGAACCGTGCGTTGACCGATTCGGCCAGAGCTTGTCCCTTTGTTTCCGTTCGATTGGTGATGATGATATCCCCATTTTGGGCGGCAATACCATGGGCAACCGCCCGGGCCGCGCCGCCCGCCCCCACAATGCAGACGGTTTTCCCTGGAATACCAAAGGGAATAAGGGGAGCAACAGCGGCCTGACAATCGGTATTATAGCCTTTTAATACGCCGTCATCATTAACAATGGTGTTTACGGCACCAATGGCCCGGGCTGTGGGATCGATCCAGTCAAGATGCGCCATGATGGATTCTTTGAAAGGAATGGTCACAGAAGCCCCCTGGATATCCAGGGTGCGAACGGCCTGTACGGCACCGGCTGCATCCTGCACTTCAAAAGCAAGATAAACAGCATTGATCTGCTTATTTTTAAACGCTGCATTATGGATCACAGGACCTTTAGAATGCCGTGCAGGATTGCCGAATACACAATATAACCGGGTGTCCGCATCAATCATTCTAATGTCTCCTGTTTTTCAAAAATCGGGTATGATCCCAATACCTTTAAGTAAAGCGCCTGGCTTCGAATCTGCTCAATGGTTTGAAATACGATTTCGTCCTGGATGTGCCCTTCAATATCCATAAAAAAATGATAGCTCCAGTTATAATGGCGGGTAGGCCGGGATTCCAGTTTAACCATATTCAGACCGGATCGATTAACCGGTGAAAGCGCCCTAAAAAGTGCACCCGGCGTATGGTTCGTGGCAAACATGATGGATGTTTTATCATTCCCTGTTCTTGCCGGACGATCTCCGCCGACCACAAGAAACCGGGTAATATTGCCGGCACGGTCCTGTATTTTTGATGCCACCGGCAAAAGGTTATAAAAATGAGCGGCCTTGCCCGAAGCAATGGCGGCAATCTGTTCATCCTTAGAGGCCAGCAGCGCCGCATTGGATGTGGACGTGGTCTCCATGACTATGGCATGGGGCAGATGTTTCTTCAACCAATTTTTGCACTGGGCAATGGCCTGGGGATGTGAGTAAACGGTTTTCACATCCTTAAGATCCCCTGAGATGGATAACAGATCGTGGGAAACGGGCTCATAATGCTCTGCCGTAATTTCAATATCAAATTCAGCGAACAGATCAAGGGTGGAATTGACAGCCCCTTCAATGGAGTTTTCAACGGGAACAATGCCGAAATGCAGATCTTTTCGTTCAAGATTATTGAAAATATCAAAAAAACCGGGCTGTTCTACAAATTGTCCGCAGTGGTTGAAATAATGAAGTGCCGCAATATGGGAATGACTGGCCACGGGGCCTAAAAAACCAATGGTCCTGGGCCTCTGGATTTCTCGTGTTGCCGTGATGATAACGTTGAAAAGATACTGGATCAGGCTTTCGTCCGCAGGACCGGGATTCAGCTTAAAAAGCCGTTCGATCACCATGCGTTCCCGGGTGCGGTCCAGCACCTGACTGCCCTCTTGCTTTTTGATCTCCCCGACTTTTTTACCAATCTCAAGGCGTTGATTGATCAATTCAAGAATTTGCACATCAATGCGGTCAATCTCATCACGAAGCGGCGACAGTGCAGAGGTGCTGTCACCTTTCTGCTTTTGCTTATCTTGATTTTGGGTCTCACGGTCTGTCATGTTAATTTCCTTTTTATAATCAGCTAAAAATAAAAAAAACCGCCTCAGGCCTTGCCTGCTGCGGTTTTTGTGATTTTAGTTATATTTATGGAAAAATCAGTAGTCCACAGGCAGGCTGTCCTTTCTATAAAATCGAGTGCTAAAATAAAAATTTTTGCTGAAGCTAAAAATCATCGAACTATATTTTCCCTTTAAAAGCAGTCTGTGCAGGCAACACAAAATTTTTTAACTGTCGTTGTAACCCAAGCCTGAATGTTGCTAAACCCAATCGGTCCATGGTTGTCATATATTTTGTTGGAACTCTATACGCCCGGCCTGGTTCTGTCAATAATATTTCAATATACAATGATTATCAGGCCTCGTCGGCCGGTTTAATAATAAACGATTGAATCCGGTTACCGTCCATGTCTTTTACGGTAAAGGTCCAGTTATTCATACGGACGGACTCCCCGGGGTTGGGAATACGCTCAACAAGTTCCAGGAAAAATCCCGAAACCGTATCGTAATTGACCGATTCCGGAATACCCAGATTCAGCTCTTTGTTGACGTGGTAGATATCTGTTTTTCCCGCTACCAGCCATTTATTCCCTTTAATCTGGACAATGTCCGGTGTATTTTTATCCGATTCGTCGGCAATTTCACCAAAAATTTCTTCAACCACATCCTCAAGGGTTACGATGCCGGACACACCGCCGTACTCATCAACCACAACCGCCATATGACTCTTTTTTGCCTTAAAGGCTTTGAGCAGTGAATCCAATTTTTTTGATTCGGGGATAAAATACGGCTTTTTCATAATCGATTTGACATCAAGACCTTCCGGGGGGGTCTTGCACCCATTTTTTTCCAGGTATTTGGAAAACAGATCCTTGATATGCAAAATGCCGACAATGTTATCAATGGTATCTTCAATCACCGGGATACGTGAAAATCCTGTTTTTAAAACCTTTGGAATGTCCAGACCTTCGGCGGCATCCACCACAAACATGTCGGCTCGGGGTGTCATAATTTCCGAGCAATAGGTGTCGTCAAACTCAAAGATATTGGTGATGTATTCCATCTCTTCTTCTTTGATCTCCCCTTCTCCTTCCACCACTTCCACCATGGTCATCAACTCATCCTCGGTGACGGTATCCTGGGAATTATCTATCATGCCGTGCAGTTTAGGTATGAAGTTAAGCACGAAAATCAAAGGCCATAGAATTTTGGACAACCAGTACACGGGATATATGACGGCCCTTGCGACCACCACATTGTTATGGTTGGCAAAGGATTTTGGAAAAATTTCCCCGAACACAAGAATCAGAAGCGTCATGGTACCGGTGGCAATCCCCACGGCATTGGACTCAAATTGGGAGATGGCAAGGGAAGTGGCAAGAGAAGATGCGCCGATATTGACCAGGTTATTTCCGATGAGAATGGTGGTCAAAAGGGTGTGGGAGTCTTCCTTCATCTCCAGGATAAGCCGGCCTGAATTTGAACCGTCTTTAGAAATATGAAAGGCTTTGACCCGTGAGATGGAAAAAAGCGCTGTTTCGGACATGGAAAAAAAACCGGATAAAAAAAGACAGATACACAACAAGGTCACTTCAATAGTCATAACCTGCAATATTTCCTAATAATTTATTATCTTATAAGATGGATAATTTAATCGTTTTTGTCTGAATATGTCAAACAACGTTTTTTAAGGCCTCATTTTTGTGGATCAGGTTAAGTACAATGGCTGCGGTACGTTTTGGGGCACCCGGCAGCCCTAATCGCCTGCGGACTTGATGAAGCTGCTGTTTATGATGTTCAAGTTCAGGCAGCATGGATGATACGGTTTCACTGATGGTTTCGGCATTGGCATTGTCCTGGATCAGCTCTGGCATCACCTGGCTTCCGACGATCAGATTGGCAAGCCCGATGTATTTGGCCTTCACAAGCAGTCGTGCAAGCCGGTAGGCCACACCGGACATTTTATATATAATGACCGTGGGCACAAGATTTAACGCCGCTTCCAGCGTGACAGTGCCCGATGCGGCAATCAAAAGGTCAGCCCGGTCAAAAATCTGTTTTGGCCGGCCTGTTATAATCCGGAACAAATCACTGCTTGGGTGGTCAGAAACAATTTGTCTGATGCGATTTTCATGCTGGGTAATGCCCGAGGAAACCAAAAATCTCAAACGAAGATCTCTTTTGGCAAGCATGGCGGCGGAATCCAGCATCACAGGAAGCAGTTTATCAATTTCAGCAGACCGGGATCCCGGAAGCAGTCCGATCACCATATCATTCGCCTGCGCTTCTTTATTAGGCGTATTTAAGGTCGGCAGACTTGGGGGGTATTCATCCACCAGGGGATTTCCCACATAGGTGGAACAAATTTTTCTGGATTTATAAATGGGAATTTCAAAGGGGAAAATCAGAGCTACGTGGTCGATAACCGTTGCAATGGTGTCCAGGCGCTTGGCATTCCAGGCCCAGACCTTTGGCGCGATATAATAACAGATGGGAATATTATAATGCTGTTTGATAAAGCCTGCGGTTTTCAGATTAAAGCCCGGGTAATCAATGAGCACAACCGCATCAGGCGGATCTGTTTTTAATCGTCGCTTAACCAGACAAAAGGCCTGTTTGATGGTGCCCAACTGCCGGATCACCTGCACAAGCCCCATGGCAGACAGCTTATCTATGGGGAAAAAAATGTCTGCGCCCTGATCGGCCATGGCTTTACCACCGATTCCGCTGATCCGGATACCGGGGCAAAGTTGTTTTAGAGACCCCACCAGGGCGCCACCGTGGAAATCACCGGAGGGTTCACCGGCAAGGATCATGACATGCCGGGGCCGTTCAGTCATGGATCTCATCCCCACTCACAGCGGTGATGCAGATATTGTATTGGTTTGCCAGGGCGATCATTTTTTCACGGTCAAAGGAGAGTGACTTGCCCGCTTCAAGCACCAGCACAGTTACCCCTGATCGGTGCATGGTTTCAATGGTGGTACATCCGGATGACGGCAGATCAAATCGTAAATCCTGGTTGGGTTTGGATAATTTAACCACCGTGGCACCGTTGCCCCGGCTCAGGCGCCCGCCCCGTTCTATGGTGGCATCGGTGCCGTCAATGGCTTCCACGGCAAGCACTGTCCCATTGGAAATAACCAAGCATTGGCCTATATCAAGACGGCCGACGGCCTTGGCAAGCTTCCAGCCCTGCTGGATATCTTTTTTTTCCGCTTTGTCGGGCTTGCGTTTTGTCCAGCATCCTTGGGGGCTGATCAGTTCAGGTAAAAGAAAGGTGGAGGGCACCAGGGTAATGCCGTGCTTTTCCAAAAGATCCGCAAAGGAGGAAAGGACATTGTCATCGTGGGTGCCTGCGGTTTTAGCAATAAAGGCAAGGGCTTTAAAATCCGGCCTGATATCTTTAAAAATATTGGCCTTGCTGATGGAACCCATGAGAAGTGCCCGGGTGACACCATGGGATTTAAAATAACGAATCAGTTTGTTCAGCTGGCCAAGATAGAGCCATTCAAACCGGTGGGTCTGTTGGGCAAGTTCGGGGTCGGTTTCACTGCGGAACCCGACCCCAATTACTTTATAGCCGTTTGCACGCGCTTTTTGGGTGAAAAGCAGCGGAAACTGTCCGCCGCCGGCAATCAGGCCGATGTTGGAAGCGCAACTATTGCCTTCGGAATCGTTCATGAATGCTAACGTGTCACCCCGCGATTGGAATTTTTTATAAATTCAGAAAAGCTGACAACCTCAGGAAGCTGTTCAACTTCTGCTTTGGTTCTTTCCACGGCCTGGGTCACGGTCAAACCGATCCGGAAAAATATCCGGTAGGCTTTTTTTAACTGGCGAAGGGTCGACGCTTCAAAATTATGGCGCTTTAGGCCGACATTATTCAGGCCGTGTAACGTGGCCCTGTCGCCTGCGGCAATGACAAAGGGCGGGATATCTTTTACCACGGCGGATTTGCCGCCGATATAGGCATAGTCTCCGATTTTCACAAATTGGTGAATGGCCACAAGGCCGCCCACCGTAGCATAATCTCCGATTTCAATGTGCCCGGCCAACGTTGAGTTATTGGCAAGAATCACACCTTTACCGGTTTTACAGTCATGGGCAATGTGGGTATATGCCATCAGATAATTTTCTTCACCCACCGCGGTCAAACCGCCGCCAAACCCTGTCCCCCTGTTGATCGTGACAAATTCACGGATAATGGATCCCCGACCTATGGTCAGATAGGTGGTCTCGCCGTGAAATTTAAGGTCCTGGGGGGCACCGCCAATGGAGGCATACTGAAAAATATTACAGTCCGGACCGATGGTGACATGTTCATCAATGGTGCAATAAGGGCCAATGGTTGTACCGGCACCGATGGTCACATCGCCTTTAACAATGGAATACGGGCCAATGGTGACATTTTCTTCTATTTTGGCGGATGAATCGATAATTGCCGTTGGATGAATGGGTTGAATGGGTGGTTGGGTCATGATTTCTCCGTCCGGTTGCTTTCCAGATTTTTTAATCGTTTTTCAAGGGAAAGCAACTGTGTTCTTAAACTGGGTAGCCGGGGTATGATGCGGGCCACTTTCAGCCAAATGTTATGGGGCATATGGGGGATGCCTGAAACAATCTGGCCCGGGGCAACATTTGCGCTGACACCGGCATAGGGACCGACAATTGCCCCGTCACCGATTTCAAGATGACCGGAGACCCCCGCTTTGCCTGCAATGATGACGTTTTTGCCGATGGTGGTGCTGCCGGCAATACCCACCTGGGCCACCACCAGTGTATTATCCCCGATTTTAACATTGTGGGCAATATGGACCTGGTTGTCCGTTTTCACGCCGTTTCCGATGCGTGTTATGCCCAAGGTTCCTCTGTCAATGGTATTGCAGGCGCCGATTTCACAGCCGTCACCAATATGGACGTACCCTGTATGTACCAGCTTGGCATGGGCTTCACCATCCTGAACAAATCCGAATCCATCAGAGCCGATGACACTATTGGGATGGATAATGGACTGTTTGCCAATCTGTGTTTTATCTACGATGGTGACATTCGGGCTGATCCGGCAGGCGTCATTGATCCGGCACTGTTTGCCGATCACCGTATTGGCCATGATATGGACACCGCTGCCGATGATACATCCCGGCCCGATGCTGACATGGGCGTCAATGCGTGTGCCGTCCCCAATAACACAATCATCTGCAATAACAGCAGAGGGGTGAATAAATGCATTCAGCGACTCTGCCGGCATGAGGTGCTCAACGACTTTAAAAAAAGCAAGTTTAGGATTATCCGTGCAAAGCAGCGTTATACCTGACACCGCAGGGGCTTCATTAGGTACAATGATAATACCGGCGTTTGTTTCATCCAGTCGGGAAAAAAAGGAGTGGTCCACTGCAAAAGTCAGATCCTTAGGTCCGGCATCATCAAAGGAAGAGACCCCGGAAATGGCTTTGCCCGGATCTCCGTAGACCCGGGCATTGACCATAGCAGCAATTTGGTCTGCAGTAAGCATAAATTACTTTTTCTTCGCGTATGTTGAATTGTACTTTTTAATTATCTCGTCGGTAAGATCCACCTTGTCTGCAGCATAGATGACACCGGCGACTTTTTGCTCAATAATCAATGTATATCCCTGGGCCTTGCCCAATTCGTTGGCGATATCAAAGACATCTTTTTGGATTTGGTTCATCCGCTTGTTTTGCAGAATCTTCATCTCCTGGGTATAATCAGCATTCATTTTTTTCAGGTCATCTGCCTTGTCCCGCAATTCCCTTTGACGCTCAAGTTTTTTTTCAGCACTAAGCACAAGGGCTTCCCGCTCCAGGGCTGCTGACATGTCTTTAACTTTTTTCTCCTCGTCCTGGAGTTTTCCCTGGAGCTCGGTCAGTTTAGCCTTGAGGTCTTGTTGCATCACTTTGCCGGCACTGGAC
This window contains:
- the lpxA gene encoding acyl-ACP--UDP-N-acetylglucosamine O-acyltransferase; translated protein: MTQPPIQPIHPTAIIDSSAKIEENVTIGPYSIVKGDVTIGAGTTIGPYCTIDEHVTIGPDCNIFQYASIGGAPQDLKFHGETTYLTIGRGSIIREFVTINRGTGFGGGLTAVGEENYLMAYTHIAHDCKTGKGVILANNSTLAGHIEIGDYATVGGLVAIHQFVKIGDYAYIGGKSAVVKDIPPFVIAAGDRATLHGLNNVGLKRHNFEASTLRQLKKAYRIFFRIGLTVTQAVERTKAEVEQLPEVVSFSEFIKNSNRGVTR
- the lpxD gene encoding UDP-3-O-(3-hydroxymyristoyl)glucosamine N-acyltransferase, which translates into the protein MLTADQIAAMVNARVYGDPGKAISGVSSFDDAGPKDLTFAVDHSFFSRLDETNAGIIIVPNEAPAVSGITLLCTDNPKLAFFKVVEHLMPAESLNAFIHPSAVIADDCVIGDGTRIDAHVSIGPGCIIGSGVHIMANTVIGKQCRINDACRISPNVTIVDKTQIGKQSIIHPNSVIGSDGFGFVQDGEAHAKLVHTGYVHIGDGCEIGACNTIDRGTLGITRIGNGVKTDNQVHIAHNVKIGDNTLVVAQVGIAGSTTIGKNVIIAGKAGVSGHLEIGDGAIVGPYAGVSANVAPGQIVSGIPHMPHNIWLKVARIIPRLPSLRTQLLSLEKRLKNLESNRTEKS
- a CDS encoding OmpH family outer membrane protein; its protein translation is MKKSIIVPAVLIIVAMFSCSAFAADAVKIGVVSFETILKESSAGKVMQQDLKAKLTELQGKLQDEEKKVKDMSAALEREALVLSAEKKLERQRELRDKADDLKKMNADYTQEMKILQNKRMNQIQKDVFDIANELGKAQGYTLIIEQKVAGVIYAADKVDLTDEIIKKYNSTYAKKK